The Dokdonella koreensis DS-123 genome has a segment encoding these proteins:
- a CDS encoding ribonuclease domain-containing protein has translation MRPASGPVPSPAAPAGGEVAAPVDLPAFLPPEARETVRLIARGGPFPHPQDGGVFGNREGHLPRMARGYYREYTVATPGLGHRGARRIVTGGQPPAAYYYTDDHYASFRRFEVPR, from the coding sequence CTGCGGCCTGCGTCCGGACCGGTGCCGTCGCCGGCAGCGCCGGCCGGTGGCGAGGTGGCCGCCCCCGTCGACCTGCCGGCCTTCCTGCCGCCCGAGGCACGCGAGACCGTGCGGCTGATCGCGCGCGGCGGCCCGTTCCCGCACCCGCAGGATGGCGGCGTGTTCGGCAATCGCGAAGGGCATCTGCCGCGCATGGCGCGCGGCTACTACCGGGAATACACGGTCGCCACGCCGGGCCTGGGTCATCGCGGTGCGCGCCGCATCGTCACCGGCGGCCAGCCGCCGGCGGCGTACTACTACACCGACGATCACTACGCGAGCTTCCGCCGCTTCGAGGTGCCGCGATGA
- a CDS encoding YdeI/OmpD-associated family protein, translating into MPARDPRIDAYIDRAQPFAQPILTHVRGLVHETCPDVEETIKWGMPTFVHAGGLLCGMAAFKQHASFGFWKHGLVMGEDGERNGMGSFGRLVSIEDLPPKRTLMALIRKAVRLNEHGVRTAAAPRRARPPLAVPADLQQALRAVPAAARTFEAFSPSHRREYVEWVLEAKRAETRQRRIAQAVAWMTEGKPRNWKYVKG; encoded by the coding sequence ATGCCTGCTCGCGATCCCCGCATCGACGCCTACATCGACCGCGCCCAGCCGTTCGCGCAACCGATCCTCACCCACGTCCGCGGCCTCGTCCACGAAACCTGCCCGGACGTCGAGGAAACGATCAAATGGGGCATGCCGACCTTCGTGCACGCCGGCGGCCTGCTCTGCGGCATGGCGGCGTTCAAGCAGCACGCCTCGTTCGGCTTCTGGAAGCACGGCCTGGTCATGGGCGAGGACGGCGAGCGCAACGGCATGGGCAGCTTCGGCAGGCTCGTCTCGATCGAGGACCTGCCGCCCAAGCGCACGCTGATGGCGCTGATCCGCAAGGCGGTCCGTCTCAACGAGCACGGCGTCCGGACCGCAGCGGCGCCACGCCGCGCCCGGCCGCCGCTGGCCGTGCCGGCCGACCTGCAGCAGGCGTTGCGCGCCGTGCCGGCCGCCGCCCGGACCTTCGAGGCGTTCAGTCCCAGTCATCGGCGCGAGTACGTCGAGTGGGTGCTCGAGGCCAAGCGCGCGGAGACACGGCAACGGCGGATCGCCCAGGCGGTCGCCTGGATGACCGAGGGCAAGCCGCGCAACTGGAAATACGTGAAGGGCTGA
- a CDS encoding barstar family protein, with protein sequence MSAPLPLLADPARAGLYLVAAADFGALAQAAREAGLLARQVDLRGCRGKTALLRRIAEALDFPPTFGGNWDALADSLRDLGWLPAGGYVLTLLRDAPLRHGDRTFDVLLDVLEEAALAWAERGVPFWALVAMPDTAG encoded by the coding sequence ATGAGCGCGCCGCTGCCGTTGCTGGCCGATCCGGCACGGGCGGGCCTCTACCTGGTCGCCGCTGCGGACTTCGGCGCGCTCGCGCAGGCGGCGCGGGAGGCCGGCCTGCTGGCGCGTCAGGTCGACCTGCGCGGCTGCCGCGGCAAGACGGCCCTCCTGCGGCGCATCGCCGAGGCGCTGGATTTTCCGCCGACGTTCGGCGGCAACTGGGATGCGCTTGCCGACAGCCTGCGCGACCTGGGCTGGCTGCCGGCCGGCGGCTACGTGCTGACGCTGCTGCGCGACGCGCCGCTGCGGCACGGCGATCGCACCTTCGATGTGCTGCTCGACGTACTGGAGGAGGCCGCGCTGGCCTGGGCCGAGCGCGGCGTGCCGTTCTGGGCCCTCGTGGCGATGCCGGACACCGCCGGGTAG
- a CDS encoding glycine zipper 2TM domain-containing protein — protein sequence MKLPLPSPAHLGLGLLVVALASGCTQSQAPAPLAAEQQPAAADAASPTAAPDAAERAPAAADYARVVSVTPVKRRVDHPRQVCEDRVVTRQARPKDENKVTGTVVGALVGGVAGNQVGDGRGRDLATVAGVVGGAVAGRKIQENQQRKNTVTHVENVCRTVNDATEEVYAYDVGYEYAGTVLTARLDHDPGDRVKLPVRGMVQ from the coding sequence ATGAAACTGCCGCTTCCGTCGCCGGCCCACCTGGGACTGGGCCTGCTCGTCGTCGCCCTGGCGTCCGGCTGCACCCAGAGCCAGGCCCCCGCACCGTTGGCCGCCGAACAGCAACCGGCGGCGGCCGATGCCGCCTCCCCCACTGCCGCGCCCGACGCGGCCGAGCGCGCCCCGGCCGCCGCCGACTACGCCCGCGTCGTCAGCGTGACGCCGGTCAAGCGCCGCGTGGATCACCCGCGCCAGGTCTGCGAAGACCGTGTCGTCACGCGGCAGGCGCGCCCCAAGGATGAGAACAAGGTCACCGGCACCGTGGTCGGCGCCCTGGTCGGCGGCGTCGCCGGCAACCAGGTCGGCGACGGCCGCGGCCGCGACCTGGCCACGGTGGCCGGCGTCGTCGGTGGCGCAGTGGCCGGGCGCAAGATCCAGGAAAACCAGCAGCGCAAGAACACCGTGACCCACGTCGAGAACGTCTGCCGCACCGTCAACGACGCCACCGAAGAGGTCTACGCCTACGACGTCGGCTACGAGTACGCCGGCACCGTGCTCACCGCGCGCCTCGACCACGACCCGGGCGACCGCGTGAAGCTGCCGGTCCGCGGCATGGTGCAATGA
- a CDS encoding ExeM/NucH family extracellular endonuclease, which yields MVLLRFACPPREGGAHERALARRNRFGRALALAALALGTAPAAAQVALTALDTPYTQDFNGLPASGSTTWTNNATIPGWFHARVGTGTTIVADTGASNAGNLYSYGASGSSDRALGSLGSGNAAVGNLFWGVRLQNATGTTITSLDVAFTGEQWRNSGATGTAAQQTITFSYLIGNPSVTGTLAEFQSTGVAVTALDFTSPVTTGTAGALNGNLAANRTAKAFTITGLSIPAGSEVMLRFADPDHTGADHGLSIDDFSVTAHGEAAGPELSIDDVTLDEGDTGTTAFTFTVSLSEPAPAGGVHFDLATIDDTATAPSDYTALSLTGQTIAAGQSSATYTVLVNGDTVPEDDEVFLVRVSNVVGASVANDTGIGLIVNDDAGVLLRVDSVSETEGNSGTKAFTFTVSLTEPAPAGGVSFDIATADGSATAPSDYIARSLTGQTIAAGTDSYSFAVTVNGDTTPEPDETFYVRVSNVVNAVAVVAEGIGTILNDDAPPTSHRIHDLQGSGAATPIAAGVTVSVEGVVTASYQGNGRLSGFFLQEEDADADANPATSEGIFVYCGACPVGVAEGQRVRVSGTVSEYFGMTQLNATTAAAVVVTSTGNHLDEVTPTPITLPISGDVDAFYEAREGMLVTYVDSLAVSEYFQLARFGQITLYQGERPRQFTEDHAPGASAYNAHLAELARRRVILDDDNNTENVSLTQPDGQQYIYHPRANGGLGVGVQGTDFFRGGDQVQNLTGVLHWSFAGFTGTDAWRIRPTTARPATFTVANPRPATAPVVPGAIKAAGFNVLNYFSTIDTTASTSSGPCGPSGTMDCRGADSAAELVRQRERTSLVVCGLDADVVGLVEIENHPTSAAVTDLLGAVNARCGGSHPYAYVNTGGALGSDAIRVALIYRSGVLSPVGAPQVDLNAIHNRPPTAQTFDVVDAGNPAFGERFTVVANHFKSKGCSGASGADADSGDGQACFASRRNQQASRLLTWINGTVIPAAGDPDVLLLGDFNSYARETPMTTLAGGSYVDLIADRLGPAAYSYLFDGQLGHLDYALANAALDTQVAGIGVWHINADEVPLFDYNDEVRDTGEPDYEEKPDGSGLTPPRVLFEPASPYRVSDHDPVLVGLFADAVSTDLAISASATPDPVLAGGTLTYAIEVRNLGPASASSASWTLALPAGTGFATLSGAAGWTCTTPAVGTAGTVTCTLATFAPGTAAFTLAVTVAADLAQGSTLAAATTVTSATADPATANNSATETVGVDTAADLAVTLLDSPDPVAAGAALTYTITLTNAGPSAAAAVTLTDALPASLRFASLTSPAGWSCTTPAAGQAGTVSCQRPSMAVGSAVFTLVADVAADASGSVTNTASATSTTFDPVPGNGSATATTTVSAPQADLSVMLVDAPDPVEAGGALTYTITLANAGPDSAASVTLTDALPSAVRFTSLGAPSGWSCTTPAIGQSGTVTCQQPTMAVGSAVFTLVVAVAADAGGTTVTNTATVTAATADPAGGNNSATATTAVTLPAQADVAVTITDGRDFVQVGQTLDYLITVSNAGPAAATATVSDVLPAVLADGTWVCTTTGGATCADGSGEVLSDTVTLPAGSQVTYLYSATVQAGADDEPIVNAVTATVAPGVTDPNPANNSASDTATLIVLFRDDFEQAEADQALDAPDAAGFVGASLLPDADLVGRLGALPVRVAVGQAGSGEALFAIDLVRLGAQPAVRVTVRDADGRAARSGWQPLTPGAGPLELGWQQAGEARGYLYVGSAGAAPAPLAHDRNALPVRLRTVVGDERPWLAPVTQ from the coding sequence GTGGTCCTGCTTCGTTTCGCCTGCCCGCCCCGGGAGGGCGGTGCTCATGAGCGCGCGCTCGCGCGCCGCAATCGGTTCGGCCGGGCTCTGGCCCTGGCGGCGCTCGCGCTCGGCACGGCACCGGCCGCGGCACAGGTCGCGCTGACCGCGCTCGATACGCCGTACACGCAGGACTTCAACGGCCTGCCGGCGAGCGGCTCGACGACCTGGACCAACAACGCGACGATACCCGGATGGTTCCACGCGCGGGTCGGCACCGGCACGACGATCGTCGCCGATACCGGCGCCAGCAACGCCGGCAACCTCTACAGCTACGGCGCCAGCGGCAGCAGCGATCGCGCACTCGGCTCGCTCGGCTCGGGCAATGCCGCCGTCGGCAACCTGTTCTGGGGCGTGCGGCTGCAGAATGCGACCGGCACGACGATCACCTCGCTGGACGTCGCCTTCACCGGTGAGCAGTGGCGCAACAGCGGCGCGACCGGTACGGCCGCGCAGCAGACGATCACGTTCTCGTACCTGATCGGCAATCCGTCGGTGACCGGCACGCTGGCCGAATTCCAGTCGACCGGTGTCGCCGTGACGGCGCTCGACTTCACCAGCCCGGTAACCACGGGGACGGCGGGCGCGCTCAACGGCAACCTGGCCGCCAACCGCACGGCCAAGGCCTTCACGATCACCGGCCTCAGCATCCCGGCTGGCAGCGAGGTCATGCTGCGTTTCGCCGATCCGGATCACACCGGCGCCGATCATGGCCTGTCGATCGACGACTTCTCGGTCACTGCGCACGGTGAAGCCGCCGGTCCCGAACTCAGCATCGACGACGTGACGCTCGACGAGGGCGACACCGGCACGACGGCCTTCACGTTCACGGTCAGCCTGTCGGAACCGGCCCCGGCCGGCGGCGTCCATTTCGACCTCGCGACGATCGACGACACCGCGACCGCGCCGTCCGACTACACCGCGCTGTCGCTGACCGGTCAGACCATCGCCGCCGGCCAGTCGAGCGCGACCTACACCGTCCTGGTCAACGGCGACACCGTGCCGGAGGACGACGAGGTGTTCCTGGTCCGCGTGTCCAACGTGGTCGGCGCGAGCGTCGCCAACGACACCGGCATCGGTCTGATCGTCAACGACGACGCCGGCGTGCTGCTGCGCGTGGACAGCGTCTCGGAGACCGAGGGCAACAGCGGCACCAAGGCGTTCACGTTCACCGTGAGCCTGACCGAGCCCGCCCCCGCGGGCGGCGTCAGCTTCGACATCGCCACGGCGGACGGCAGCGCGACGGCGCCGTCGGACTACATCGCGCGGTCGCTGACCGGCCAGACGATCGCGGCCGGCACCGACAGCTACAGCTTCGCCGTCACCGTCAACGGCGACACGACGCCGGAACCGGACGAAACCTTCTACGTGCGGGTCAGCAACGTCGTCAACGCCGTGGCCGTGGTCGCCGAAGGCATCGGCACGATCCTCAACGACGACGCGCCGCCGACCTCGCATCGCATCCACGACCTCCAGGGCAGCGGCGCCGCCACGCCGATCGCGGCCGGCGTCACGGTCTCGGTGGAAGGCGTCGTCACCGCCAGCTACCAGGGCAATGGCCGCCTGTCGGGCTTCTTCCTGCAGGAAGAGGACGCCGACGCCGATGCCAATCCGGCCACGTCCGAAGGCATCTTCGTCTACTGCGGCGCCTGCCCGGTCGGCGTGGCCGAAGGCCAGCGCGTGCGCGTCTCCGGCACGGTCTCCGAATACTTCGGCATGACGCAGCTCAATGCCACGACGGCAGCGGCGGTGGTCGTGACCTCGACCGGTAACCACCTCGACGAAGTCACGCCCACGCCGATCACGCTGCCGATCAGCGGCGACGTCGACGCGTTCTACGAAGCGCGCGAAGGCATGCTGGTGACCTACGTCGATTCGCTGGCGGTGTCCGAGTACTTCCAGCTCGCGCGGTTCGGCCAGATCACGCTGTACCAGGGCGAGCGGCCGCGCCAGTTCACCGAGGACCACGCCCCCGGCGCCAGCGCCTACAACGCCCACCTGGCGGAGCTCGCGCGCCGCCGCGTGATCCTCGACGACGACAACAACACCGAGAACGTCTCGCTGACCCAGCCCGACGGCCAGCAGTACATCTACCACCCGCGGGCCAACGGCGGCCTCGGCGTCGGCGTGCAGGGCACGGACTTCTTCCGCGGCGGCGACCAGGTGCAGAACCTCACCGGCGTGCTGCACTGGTCCTTCGCCGGCTTCACCGGCACCGATGCCTGGCGCATCCGGCCGACGACGGCGCGTCCGGCGACGTTCACCGTCGCCAACCCGCGCCCGGCGACGGCGCCGGTGGTGCCCGGCGCGATCAAGGCGGCCGGCTTCAACGTGCTGAACTACTTCTCGACGATCGACACGACCGCCAGCACCTCGTCCGGCCCCTGCGGCCCGTCCGGCACGATGGATTGCCGCGGCGCCGACAGCGCCGCCGAACTGGTGCGCCAGCGCGAGCGCACCTCGCTGGTGGTCTGCGGCCTCGACGCCGACGTGGTGGGCCTGGTCGAGATCGAGAACCACCCGACCTCGGCCGCCGTCACCGATTTGCTCGGCGCGGTCAACGCGCGCTGCGGCGGCAGCCATCCGTATGCCTACGTCAACACCGGCGGCGCACTCGGCAGCGATGCGATCCGCGTGGCGCTGATCTACCGCTCCGGCGTGCTCTCGCCGGTCGGTGCGCCACAGGTCGATCTCAACGCGATCCACAACCGGCCGCCGACCGCGCAGACCTTCGACGTGGTCGATGCGGGCAATCCGGCGTTCGGCGAGCGCTTCACCGTGGTCGCCAACCACTTCAAGTCCAAGGGCTGCTCGGGCGCCAGCGGTGCCGATGCCGATTCCGGCGACGGCCAGGCGTGCTTCGCCAGCCGGCGCAACCAGCAGGCCAGCCGCCTGCTGACCTGGATCAACGGCACGGTGATACCGGCCGCCGGCGACCCGGACGTGCTGCTGCTCGGCGATTTCAACTCCTATGCGCGCGAAACCCCGATGACGACGCTCGCCGGTGGCAGCTATGTCGACCTGATCGCCGACCGGCTCGGCCCGGCCGCGTACTCGTACCTGTTCGACGGCCAGCTCGGCCACCTGGACTACGCGCTGGCCAATGCCGCGCTCGACACCCAGGTCGCCGGCATCGGCGTCTGGCACATCAACGCCGACGAGGTGCCGCTGTTCGACTACAACGACGAAGTACGCGATACCGGCGAGCCGGACTACGAGGAGAAGCCCGACGGCTCGGGGCTGACGCCGCCGCGCGTGCTGTTCGAGCCGGCCAGCCCCTACCGCGTGTCCGACCACGATCCGGTCCTGGTCGGCCTCTTCGCCGATGCGGTATCGACCGACCTGGCGATCAGCGCCAGCGCCACGCCCGATCCGGTCCTGGCGGGCGGAACGCTGACCTACGCGATCGAGGTCCGCAACCTCGGCCCCGCGTCGGCCAGCAGCGCGAGCTGGACGCTGGCCCTGCCGGCCGGCACCGGGTTCGCCACGCTTTCCGGCGCCGCCGGCTGGACCTGCACGACACCCGCGGTCGGTACCGCCGGTACCGTGACCTGCACGCTGGCCACGTTCGCGCCGGGCACCGCGGCCTTCACACTGGCGGTCACCGTCGCGGCGGACCTGGCACAGGGCAGCACGCTGGCCGCCGCGACCACCGTCACCTCGGCGACGGCCGATCCGGCCACCGCCAACAACAGCGCCACCGAGACGGTCGGCGTCGACACCGCGGCCGATCTGGCCGTCACCCTCCTCGACAGTCCGGACCCGGTCGCTGCCGGTGCGGCACTGACCTACACGATCACGCTGACCAATGCCGGCCCGAGCGCCGCAGCCGCGGTGACGCTGACCGACGCCTTGCCGGCATCGCTGCGTTTCGCGTCGCTGACATCGCCCGCCGGCTGGTCGTGCACGACGCCGGCCGCCGGCCAGGCCGGCACGGTGAGCTGCCAGCGGCCGTCGATGGCGGTCGGCAGCGCCGTGTTCACCCTGGTCGCCGACGTGGCGGCGGACGCCAGCGGCAGCGTGACGAACACCGCCTCGGCCACCTCGACGACGTTCGACCCGGTGCCGGGCAATGGAAGCGCGACGGCGACGACCACGGTATCGGCGCCGCAGGCGGATCTTTCGGTGATGCTGGTGGACGCGCCCGATCCGGTCGAGGCCGGCGGCGCGCTGACCTACACGATCACGCTCGCCAATGCCGGTCCGGACAGCGCGGCGTCGGTGACGCTGACCGATGCCTTGCCGTCCGCGGTCCGCTTCACGTCGCTGGGCGCGCCGTCCGGCTGGTCGTGCACGACGCCGGCGATCGGCCAGAGCGGTACCGTGACCTGCCAGCAGCCGACGATGGCGGTCGGCTCGGCGGTGTTTACCCTGGTGGTCGCCGTGGCAGCCGATGCCGGTGGAACGACCGTGACCAACACCGCGACCGTGACCGCGGCCACCGCCGATCCGGCGGGCGGCAACAACAGCGCTACGGCCACGACGGCGGTGACCCTGCCGGCGCAGGCGGACGTCGCGGTGACGATCACCGACGGGCGCGACTTCGTGCAGGTCGGCCAGACGCTCGACTACCTGATCACCGTCAGCAATGCCGGGCCGGCCGCGGCGACCGCGACGGTCAGCGACGTGCTGCCGGCGGTGCTGGCCGACGGCACCTGGGTCTGCACCACCACCGGCGGCGCCACCTGCGCCGACGGCAGCGGCGAGGTCTTGAGCGACACCGTCACGTTGCCGGCCGGCAGCCAGGTGACCTACCTGTACTCGGCTACGGTGCAGGCCGGTGCCGACGACGAGCCGATCGTCAACGCGGTCACCGCGACGGTGGCGCCCGGTGTGACCGACCCGAATCCGGCCAACAACAGCGCCAGCGACACGGCGACGCTGATCGTGTTGTTCCGCGACGACTTCGAGCAGGCCGAGGCCGACCAGGCGCTGGATGCGCCGGACGCAGCGGGCTTCGTCGGCGCCAGCCTGCTGCCGGACGCGGACCTCGTCGGCCGGCTCGGCGCACTGCCGGTGCGCGTCGCCGTCGGCCAGGCCGGCAGCGGCGAGGCGCTGTTCGCGATCGACCTGGTCCGCCTGGGCGCGCAGCCTGCCGTGCGCGTCACCGTCCGCGATGCCGATGGACGCGCTGCGCGCAGCGGCTGGCAGCCGCTGACGCCGGGCGCCGGCCCGCTTGAGCTGGGCTGGCAGCAGGCCGGCGAGGCACGCGGCTATCTGTATGTCGGCAGCGCCGGCGCAGCGCCGGCACCGCTGGCCCACGACCGCAACGCGCTGCCGGTGCGGTTGCGCACCGTGGTCGGCGACGAGCGGCCCTGGCTGGCGCCGGTCACGCAATGA